The Magnetococcus marinus MC-1 genome contains the following window.
GGGCCTAAAGTGGCCAACCATCGCGCCGCCCGTGGTGGGAGCTGGCGTACCCCGCCCTTGGATGAGGCACGGGCCACTATGCGCCATGATCTGTCCCCCAAGTTACGGCATGCCTCACTGGGTTTCCGGGTTATTCGTACCACGCCGCCACGCCCAGCCCACACCGTTGTGCGTCGTACCGACGAACGCCGTGCTGCCGCCATCACCGTGGAACAGCTTAATATCGCCCAAGCACAACAGCCCAATATGATCAATGGCATCCCCCGTTTTGTGACACCGCAAGCGGGCTCTATGGATCCCCCGCCGGTGATTTTGCCCACGCCATAAGCGGCGATGACACCGTAACACCCCACAAAAGCCAGCTCTCTTCGAGCTGGCTTTTGTGTTCACACACACCTCCCTTTGGCCCTGCTTTAATCACCAATATGAACCGATTGTGAGGCATAACAAGCCTAACATAAATATTAGTCTCATATTTAAATTAATTTTAGTCACCAATAATTAGATATTCCATCTTGTAATATAATAAAAAGAGTATTAACCTGCTTGCTGTGCGCACAATTTGGGATAAATGGCCTGCCCAGAAAACTATTTATGTATCAGTGCGCTCGCCATGGGTATGCCGACGGACCATTTTATACACCCTATTCCACAGGAGTCAGCGCGTGGCAGATCACCCTTGCAACTGTTTTGAGACGCTTTTTAAAGGCCCCTATACACCCATTACCACTCTGGATGCCCTGCACACCTACCTGCAAGCGGCGGTAACGTTGGAGTTTGCGACCATCCCCGCCTATACCACCGCCCTCTATTCCATGCAGGATACCAGCAGTGGTGCCTATCAACTGACCCGCAGTGTCGCGTTTGAAGAGATGTTTCATGTCTATCAAGCGGCCAATTTGTTGGTGGCGGTGGGGGGAGTGCCTCGATTTACGGAGGCCTATACCCCGAAATATCCAACCTTTATTCCCAATGCCAACCAACGCACAACCCCCTACATTGGCCTGAACCGGGCCAGCGTGGCCGTGTATGAAACGGTGTTTATGGGTATTGAAACCCCCGCCCCATACGAAGCGCCACCCCAGGATCAGCAGATACAAACCATTGGACAATTTTACAAAGCCATTGAGCTGGGTTTGATCTATCTGGAGACGCAGGCGCAGCAGCAGGGGGAGAGCATCTTTAAAAACACCCCCGGTTATGGTCAGCACTTAAACTACTATCTTGGCAAGGGGGGTGGGCAGATTATCGAAGTGACCAATCTGGACGATGCCAAATTGGCCATTTTGCAGATTGTACAACAGGGTGAAGGGGCGGTGACGCCAGACCATGCCTTGGTTCAAACATCCCCATGGGGGGCCTACAACCACTATGGGGTGCGGGTGGATGGCAACTATGGCCCCATTGCCGGAACCCCCATGGAGCTTTCCCACTACTTTAAGTTTAAGCGTGTGGTGGATGGGGTAGATCCCCTGCCCAGCACCTACCCCGTGGTTGGGGTAGCCAGTTTAAGCAACTACAGCAATCCCACGGCCATAGCTACGGCCAACCTGTTCAACCAGTACTATTCCCACCTGTTGGTGGCGTTGGAAAACGCCTTTAAGGGGGGGGCAGAGGCACGCAAAACCTATTTACAACAGGCGATGCCCATCATGAATATCGCCCTTCCCAATTTGGCCCGTGTGCTCATGAGTACCCCCATCTGGGCAGATCAAGCCTCCAGCTCCGTGGGTCCCAACGCACTGCCCACTTGGAGCTGGGTTGCGACCACTCCCCAAGCTACCGTGACCGCGACACAACGTTTGGCGGACCAGAATGAGAACGAGGCAGAGGCGCAACTGCTCCAGCATTGCACCACGGCCCTGGACGGTTTTTGCCGCATGGCTCAAGCCTAAACCACTGCTTTTGTGACATACGCCATTTGAGAATAAGGAAAGTATCATGTCTCATCCGACATTCAACGCCACCACACAGATCACCGTCTATCCGGCCATTGGTATTGCCCGCGTTGGGGATAGCCAAGGGTTTTATATTGGACCCGAAACCGCTTGTGCCATGCCCACAGACTTAACAGGCCAAACGGTAGACCAAAACGGTTTGCGAGATGCTGAGCAGAAGATGAAGCGCCAAGCGGCACGTTTTAGCCTCTATGCCACCGATGACCAAGGCCAAGTCTTTGAGGTAACCCCAGCAACACCAGGGGTAAAGCGTATTGAGTGGACGGTGCATTTGGCCAATAAGAAGTCCATTTGGTATGAGTTTCAAACCAATCCAGGCGAGCTGGGTTATGCGCCCAACCATCCCTTGCGTAATGCAGATATTACCGATCCAGCTCAGCGCCAAGGGATGATGATTGATCCAGGTCCCCGGCAGGTGGTGGCGCAGCCAAACCAGCAACAGATCTTTTTTGCCAGCTTTGACGATAGCCAGAGCGAGATTCCCCACTCCTTTCCCCCAGCCCACACCAAACCCTACGCCATTACCACGTTGGGCGATCTAAGCTTTGATGCCAAGGGGAACCTATTGGTGGTGGGTGGACATGGGCGCTCGGGTTGCCAGATGAGTAAGGATAACTGCCAAATCACCGCCTACGCCAATAATGATGGTTGGTTTGATGATACCTCAGATGGCCCGGTAGATGCCCAAATTACCCTAGAGGATGGACAGGTGATCGAGGCCAAGGGGGCGTGGGTCATTGCCGGACCACCGGCCTATGCGCCAGAGGTGGCCAATATGGTGACGCTGTACGACACCATCTTTGATACGGCGGTCTGTAAGTTGGGGGCTCGTCCTGACATCTTTGCCCAGGGCATGTGGAAAAAGGGGGCGGATGGCTATAAGCCCTCTTTTGTCGATGAGATTTTACCCCTAATTAAACGGGGTGATGGCTATCCTTGGGTGGTGGCGATTCCGCCCAAGCCCCACCGTTTGCAGTATGATGTGCTGGGTGATCCCGATCCGGGATATGATCCCATGCGGCAACGTATTCTCAACTATCTGCGGGCCCCGGGGGATGAGAACGTGCTCATTGATCCCAGCCGTGGTGGCACCATGATGCCCTATTTGGCGGGGGATGGCTGTATTGGTACCACCAACGAGACCAAATCTCGCTACATGCGGTTGACCGATACCCAATATTTTATGTTGGAGCAGTGGGCCAACGGCTATTTTCGCACCGAATCCGCCCCGGTTAACCATCCGGGCGAGGCCATCAGCCGTGGCGTGTTGGAGAACTGTGTGGGTGGTCCCTTTTCACCGGGCATTGAGATGACCTGGGTGTCGCGTCTGCCGCAGATCTATGCCGAGCCTCTGCGTATTCGCAAAAAACCCCAGATTACTTTTCCGCTCTCCTTGGATTGGGACCCCCTGGTGGGTTTGGAGCCGGGAGATGTGACCAAGTTTATGGCCATTCCCTGGCAGGCCGATTTTAACCTCTGCTCTTCTCAACCCATTCAGGGGCGCACTTTGTGGTGGTGGCCGGCTCAGCGTCCTTTAAATGTCTACACGCCGCTGAAGGAAGAGATTGATTTTAGTCAGCCTTTGCAGCAGTTGGTGGAGGGTAAGCAGATCAAGCAGGTGGCCTGGGTTGGGGAGGATTATAATATGAATGGGGGTTCTTACCTGACCTTTCCCACCTATATGCAGATGGTGGAGCACTGGAAGGAGCTTGGTTTTATTATCAATGTGAGCCGTGATCCAGAGCAGCCGTTGTTAGTGGAGGTAGCGCGTACGCTACCCCGTGCTGGTTTGGATAGTACGGATAGCTGATGGAAAGGGTCTTGATTCTGGGGGCGGGTCCAGCGGGTGTGGCCACGGCCTTGACCTTACGGCAGCGGGGGGTGGCACAGATTACGCTGTTACACCGTCCGCTGCCCCACTCGCGCTATCAAACCGGCGAGTCGGCCTCACCGGATGTGGCGCCCCTGTTGCGGCAACTGGAGCTACCCCAGTTGTTGGAGCAGGGGCAGCATTGGGTGTGTCGGGGTATTCGTTGGCGATGGGGTGGGGCCGAGCTAGCGGAAAATGACTATATGATGCAGGGTCGGGGCCATGGTTGGCATCTCAACCGGCATCGATTTGATGAACAACTGCGGCAGGCGGCAGAGCATCGGGGTATTGATTTGCATGTGGCAAATTTGACCCGGTTAGAGCCCATCGCCCAGGGGGGCTACCGGGTTACGTTGAGCGAGCCGGGCGGGGGGGCGCAGCGTCATGATTACCGGGTTTTGGTAGATGCCTCGGGCCGGGGTGCGCATTTGGCGGGCAAGTTAGGGGTGAGGTGGCAACCACAGGATCGTTTGACGGCCTATTTACGGTTGGGAACCTTAGCGAAAGAGAGTTGGTTAAAGCACCTCTCTTATGTGGAGGCTACCCCCCATGGATGGTGGTTTGTGGCGGGTATACCGGGGGATCAGGCGGTGGTGGTCTTTTTGACCGATGTGGAGATTGGCAGGCAGCAGGGGTTGGTGCAAGGGTCGGTTTTTGATGGTTTGTTGGCACAGAGCTTATGGGGAGGGCAGGGGGTAAGCGGGTTAGAAGCGCGGGTACGCCCCTATGCGGCGCATGTGGGATGGCTACCACAGGTGGTGGGTCGGGACTGGGTGGCGGTGGGGGATGCTGCGTTGGGATTGGATCCGTTGAGTGCTTCGGGCATTAATGGGGCGTTGGCCGATGGCATAGCGGCGGGTCACGCCTTGGCGGATCATCTACAGGGGGATGCCGGGGCGCTGACCCGCCACGGTTTGGCTTTGCAGGAGAGCCAGCGTCTTTTTGTTCAAGAGCGACAGATCCACTATGGGCGGGAGCGGCGCTGGTGCGAGCATCCCTTCTGGCAGCGTCGCCACCTGGCTTAAGGCGGTGTGGAGCATAAAGGAAGTCTCTACCCCTCGGTTGAGCGGGGTGGTGGTCTGTTTGGTGCTGGTGGTTTAAACATGCTCAAGTTTCGCCGTACATTTACCGCTCTGTTAGAGTGAGTAGATCCAAGCAAATCAGGGACAAAGCTGGCCCGTATAGGCTATAATTGTGGTGTCGAATCAGCAATATAGCTCAGGGACGAGGCCAACTTCTTGAGACAGCATACCAAGGGACAGGCCATCGTGCCCACTCCCATGCTAATCTTAACCGGGTATTTGCCCAAACAGAACGACCAGAGCCCTTACAAAACAACAAAATGCAACACGAACCGCTTGATTCACAACATTATTTTCTGACCGAAACGAACGGCGAGAGTTGAGAAACATGCCCCGTAAAAAAAGGGGGCTTTGTGATCACCACAAAGCCCCCTTGTCCGTAGTGGTTGCGTTAAATCCGCTACATACGAGCAAGCTGCATCAGCTTTTTCCAGCCATCCAGGGTGCGCCCGCGCAACAACTGGGCATGGGGTTTGGTATCCCACATTTTATAGACAACCAAATCCTCTTTAACAGCAGGCACCCGTTTAACCAAGAATAGCGCCCGAAAAGGGGCATCCTCAGCCACGCCTAGATCCTGCTTACGCACTTGCGCCTGCAATAGATAAGCATAACACCCCTCACCAGCCGCTTGACACTCCTGCACCCCTTGGGGCAGACCACCGGCAACCTCCCAGCCCTCCCGCAGCAGGGGCTCGATCTCATGCACCTTCAAGTGCAACACCCCTTGCTCACCCAGGGGATCAAAACCCAATGCCTGAAGCTGCTCAACCGTGGTTAAAAAGGGTTCCACCTCATCAAACGCAGCCCGCGATTGGGTGTACTCTGCCCATCCTTGAGTGGCAACCTTACTCGGCCCAGTGGTGCGCTGGGGCGTCACCATGGCACAGCCACTCAGCAGCCCCACGGCCACCATTAAAACCAGGAATTTTAGACCATTCATCGTATTCCCTCCTCTGTGTCAGGAAAGCCTCCTGCGCCGTTGACTGACCTATGCCACAGCCAACTGTGCGGTCAGGATGGGTGCCATCTAACCCATGGCAGCCTGCTTAGGTATCTTATCGACCCAGATTAGGAAAGCTTTAGGTTTCCTTTTGTTATCAATAACTTTCGAAAAAACAAACAGAGTGATCCTATGAACGTTTTTTCTCAGCGAAGATCATGTCAAAAATTGGTAAATTTAACCCATTGTATGAACGGAACATGGAATGAGTGCCGTGGCTGTCACTTGCTGTTGCTAGGACGATGAGGCATCATAGGTTTGCTCCATGGTGGTGTGGTCGGCTTTGTTGGAAGAGAGATTGCCCCTTTTCGATCGCTCTTAATAAAACGCGATGGGCTAAAATTTTTTAATGCAAACCCTGCTCATCCCCCTTGTTTGTTGTGAGGTCCCTTGGTGACTGTGCAGAACCCTTCATCCGTCCCAGCGTTTACACAGGCAATGCATCATCTCCAGCAGGGCCAAACGGCGCAGGCGATGGTGTTGTTTCAGGACGTCCCCGCTGGTGATCCTGGTTTTGTAACCGCCCAGCTTAATTTGGGCATACACGCCCACTATCAACAGCAGTGGCAAGAGGCCGAGCAGTACTACAAGGGCGTGTTGGCCTTGGCACCACAACATCCCCAGTGTCAGCAGCAGCTCTTTATCCTTTATAAAACCTTGCAGCGTGAGCAACCGGCTCAACAGCTCATGCAACACCTATTGGCCGCAACCCATGGGGATCCCTTGCTGTGGCAGCAGTGGGCAGAAACCTTGGCCCACTATGGTGAGGTTAACGGGGCGCTAAGCTGCTGGGCACACGCTTATCGTTTGCAGCCCGACAATCCACAGCCCCTACGCGCCATGGCGCAACGGTTGGAGCAGCAAGGCCGCATCCAGGAGGCCACCGAGCAACTGCAACAGCTCGCCCAAATGTTGCCCGAAGATCTGGATCTTTTGCTGCATCTTGTGGGGCTGCTCAAACAGATTGGCAAGCACACCGCCGCCGAAGCCTACTTACGGCAGCGTTTGGTTGAACATCCCCAATCCCAACCGTTGCGCTTTGCCCTGGCCAATCTGTTGATGGATCAGGGTAACTTGGCCGAAGCCGAGACGCTGTTTCGTCAAAACCTGCCCGATCACCTGCTTAGCCAGCTTAATCTGGGGGTTATCTATGGCCGTCAGGGGCGTTATACCGAGGCTCTGCACCTTTTTCGTCATGCCAATGCGGTCACCCCCAACCATCTTTTTACCGGTTATAACCTTGCGGTGCTTTGTCTACAGATCGGGCAATTGGATGAGGCGCAAGCCCTGCTTGAGCAGGCCATCGCGCACCATCCACAGCAGGTGGCTTTGCGTAATACCCTAGGGCAAGTCTATGCACGGCAACTAAAATTCACCCAGGCAATTCAATGTTTTCATGCAGCCTTACAGCAACAACCCCAATGTGAAAGCTATCTACAGTTAGGTACCCTCTACCGCAACAGCGCTCAGCTTGCAGAAGCCAAACAGTGTAATGATCAAGCGGTGTTGTTGGATCCCGAAAATTTAGAGGCACGCACCCATCAACTTTTTTTAGCCCACTATCTGCCAGATGCCCATCAAGCGCAGATGTTGGCGC
Protein-coding sequences here:
- a CDS encoding LodA/GoxA family CTQ-dependent oxidase; translated protein: MSHPTFNATTQITVYPAIGIARVGDSQGFYIGPETACAMPTDLTGQTVDQNGLRDAEQKMKRQAARFSLYATDDQGQVFEVTPATPGVKRIEWTVHLANKKSIWYEFQTNPGELGYAPNHPLRNADITDPAQRQGMMIDPGPRQVVAQPNQQQIFFASFDDSQSEIPHSFPPAHTKPYAITTLGDLSFDAKGNLLVVGGHGRSGCQMSKDNCQITAYANNDGWFDDTSDGPVDAQITLEDGQVIEAKGAWVIAGPPAYAPEVANMVTLYDTIFDTAVCKLGARPDIFAQGMWKKGADGYKPSFVDEILPLIKRGDGYPWVVAIPPKPHRLQYDVLGDPDPGYDPMRQRILNYLRAPGDENVLIDPSRGGTMMPYLAGDGCIGTTNETKSRYMRLTDTQYFMLEQWANGYFRTESAPVNHPGEAISRGVLENCVGGPFSPGIEMTWVSRLPQIYAEPLRIRKKPQITFPLSLDWDPLVGLEPGDVTKFMAIPWQADFNLCSSQPIQGRTLWWWPAQRPLNVYTPLKEEIDFSQPLQQLVEGKQIKQVAWVGEDYNMNGGSYLTFPTYMQMVEHWKELGFIINVSRDPEQPLLVEVARTLPRAGLDSTDS
- a CDS encoding NAD(P)/FAD-dependent oxidoreductase; protein product: MERVLILGAGPAGVATALTLRQRGVAQITLLHRPLPHSRYQTGESASPDVAPLLRQLELPQLLEQGQHWVCRGIRWRWGGAELAENDYMMQGRGHGWHLNRHRFDEQLRQAAEHRGIDLHVANLTRLEPIAQGGYRVTLSEPGGGAQRHDYRVLVDASGRGAHLAGKLGVRWQPQDRLTAYLRLGTLAKESWLKHLSYVEATPHGWWFVAGIPGDQAVVVFLTDVEIGRQQGLVQGSVFDGLLAQSLWGGQGVSGLEARVRPYAAHVGWLPQVVGRDWVAVGDAALGLDPLSASGINGALADGIAAGHALADHLQGDAGALTRHGLALQESQRLFVQERQIHYGRERRWCEHPFWQRRHLA
- a CDS encoding ferritin-like domain-containing protein, which codes for MADHPCNCFETLFKGPYTPITTLDALHTYLQAAVTLEFATIPAYTTALYSMQDTSSGAYQLTRSVAFEEMFHVYQAANLLVAVGGVPRFTEAYTPKYPTFIPNANQRTTPYIGLNRASVAVYETVFMGIETPAPYEAPPQDQQIQTIGQFYKAIELGLIYLETQAQQQGESIFKNTPGYGQHLNYYLGKGGGQIIEVTNLDDAKLAILQIVQQGEGAVTPDHALVQTSPWGAYNHYGVRVDGNYGPIAGTPMELSHYFKFKRVVDGVDPLPSTYPVVGVASLSNYSNPTAIATANLFNQYYSHLLVALENAFKGGAEARKTYLQQAMPIMNIALPNLARVLMSTPIWADQASSSVGPNALPTWSWVATTPQATVTATQRLADQNENEAEAQLLQHCTTALDGFCRMAQA